In Desulfosediminicola ganghwensis, a single window of DNA contains:
- the metW gene encoding methionine biosynthesis protein MetW: protein MVLADNSSIRFDLQIIANWIEPGSRVLDLGCGRGDLLAWLAANKQITGTGIELDKDNAAHCISRGLSVLQGDLNEEVEDYPDNSFDYVILSQTLQQIFEPARLLCSLSRIGRRVIVSFPNFSHYSIRWQLLTGGVAPKNDQLPYHWYDTPNIRVITLRDFRNFARDVGYTIVDEIAINTNSASSSGQIVKYLPNLRATYGVFIIEKSN, encoded by the coding sequence ATGGTATTAGCTGATAATTCATCAATTCGTTTTGACCTGCAGATTATTGCCAACTGGATCGAACCTGGCAGCCGGGTGCTCGATCTCGGCTGCGGCAGGGGCGATCTGCTGGCCTGGCTTGCCGCCAACAAACAGATCACAGGCACCGGAATAGAGTTGGACAAGGACAACGCAGCCCACTGCATTTCCCGGGGGTTGAGTGTTTTGCAGGGCGACCTCAATGAAGAGGTGGAGGATTACCCCGATAACAGTTTCGACTATGTCATCCTCAGCCAGACACTGCAGCAGATTTTCGAACCCGCCCGACTGCTCTGTTCACTCTCACGCATCGGGCGCAGGGTAATCGTCTCTTTTCCGAACTTCAGCCACTACTCGATTCGCTGGCAGCTGCTGACAGGAGGCGTCGCACCCAAGAACGACCAGCTCCCCTATCACTGGTACGATACGCCAAACATCCGCGTGATAACTTTGAGGGATTTCAGAAATTTCGCCCGAGATGTCGGTTATACTATCGTCGACGAAATTGCGATCAACACCAACAGTGCCAGCAGCAGTGGGCAAATTGTCAAATATCTGCCAAACCTGCGTGCCACCTACGGGGTGTTTATTATTGAAAAGAGCAATTAA
- a CDS encoding O-acetylhomoserine aminocarboxypropyltransferase/cysteine synthase family protein, with product MKPETLAVHAGHKVDQDTLSRAVPIYRTSAYMFKSTEHAANLFALKELGNIYTRLGNPTQDILEQRMTQLEGGAAALALASGTSAIFYAIINICEQGDEIVAANNLYGGTFSQFDSILPQFGITVRMVNPNNPENFKAAINDKTRAVYCETIGNPGLNMTDIEAVAKVAHDAGLPLIVDSTFTPPTMFQPIKHGADIVIHSLTKWLGGHGTGLGGIVIDAGTFDWTNPKFTLYNEPDHSYHGLRYAHDLGEMNPIAFALRMRLVPLRNLGACISPDNCWLFLQGIETLHLRMERHSENALAVARHLQDHPEVESVNYPGLPGSPGHATAAKYLKNGFGGMVSFSIRGGREAGQKFIDSLKLFSHLANVGDAKSLAVHPASTTHSQLSSEQLEAGGISDGMIRLSIGIEHIEDITADLDQAIATARS from the coding sequence ATGAAGCCGGAAACACTAGCCGTACACGCAGGACACAAGGTGGATCAGGATACCCTCTCCAGGGCGGTGCCTATTTACCGTACCAGCGCCTATATGTTCAAATCCACTGAACATGCTGCAAATCTTTTTGCCTTAAAAGAGCTTGGCAATATCTACACCCGACTGGGCAACCCGACCCAGGACATCCTGGAGCAGCGCATGACCCAACTGGAGGGTGGTGCTGCAGCATTAGCCCTGGCCTCCGGCACTTCGGCGATCTTTTACGCTATTATCAATATCTGCGAACAGGGTGATGAGATTGTTGCCGCCAATAACCTCTATGGAGGTACCTTCTCTCAGTTCGATTCGATACTGCCCCAGTTCGGCATTACGGTTCGTATGGTAAACCCCAACAACCCGGAGAATTTTAAAGCGGCAATCAACGATAAAACCCGGGCAGTCTATTGTGAAACCATCGGTAACCCCGGCCTGAACATGACCGATATCGAAGCGGTAGCCAAAGTTGCCCACGATGCCGGTCTGCCGCTCATCGTCGATTCTACCTTTACCCCGCCCACCATGTTCCAGCCGATCAAGCATGGTGCCGACATCGTCATTCACTCCCTGACCAAGTGGCTGGGAGGGCATGGCACCGGCCTTGGCGGCATTGTCATCGATGCTGGAACCTTCGACTGGACCAACCCGAAATTCACCTTGTACAACGAGCCTGACCACTCCTACCATGGACTGCGTTATGCCCATGACCTGGGCGAGATGAACCCCATCGCTTTTGCTTTGAGAATGCGCCTGGTGCCGCTCAGAAATCTCGGTGCCTGCATCAGCCCGGATAACTGCTGGCTGTTTTTGCAGGGAATCGAGACCCTGCACCTGCGCATGGAACGGCATTCCGAAAATGCCCTGGCAGTAGCCAGACACCTGCAGGACCATCCAGAGGTTGAATCGGTAAACTACCCTGGCCTCCCAGGCTCACCCGGCCATGCAACCGCTGCAAAATATCTCAAAAACGGCTTTGGCGGCATGGTATCTTTTTCCATCCGTGGTGGTCGGGAAGCTGGCCAGAAGTTCATCGACAGCCTCAAGCTTTTCTCGCACCTTGCCAACGTTGGCGATGCCAAATCCCTGGCGGTTCATCCTGCTTCAACCACCCACTCGCAATTGTCCAGCGAACAACTTGAGGCTGGCGGTATCTCAGACGGTATGATCAGGCTTTCCATCGGCATCGAGCATATCGAAGATATCACCGCCGATCTCGACCAGGCAATCGCCACCGCAAGGAGCTAG
- the cysK gene encoding cysteine synthase A, with product MVSTISDTIGNTPLLRMDNFSAGCNAVIYGKQESRNPLGSVKCRIAVSMIEAAEQDGLIDKGTTVIEPTSGNTGLGLAFVCASKNIKLILTMPESMSIERRKLLKHLGAELVLTPAAGGMKGAISTAEELLAKTPNSWMPNQFANPANPAIHRRTTAKEIWRDTDGKIDIFVAGVGTGGTITGCSEVLKELNPALKSIAVEPEDSPVLSGGKPGPHKIQGIGAGFVPDILNTDIIDEVRTVSNDAAFETARELARKEGILCGISCGAAAHVAREIARESGNEGKTIVVILPDTGERYLSTPLLQD from the coding sequence ATGGTTAGCACAATATCAGATACAATCGGCAACACCCCGCTGCTGAGAATGGATAATTTCTCTGCCGGCTGCAATGCTGTTATCTATGGTAAACAGGAATCACGCAACCCCCTGGGCAGCGTGAAATGCAGAATTGCAGTGTCAATGATTGAAGCTGCTGAGCAAGATGGCCTGATTGACAAAGGCACCACGGTCATCGAGCCTACCAGCGGTAATACCGGCCTGGGGCTGGCCTTTGTCTGTGCTTCCAAGAACATCAAACTGATTCTTACCATGCCCGAGTCGATGAGCATCGAGCGACGAAAACTGCTGAAGCATCTGGGCGCAGAGCTGGTACTAACCCCCGCTGCCGGTGGTATGAAAGGAGCCATCTCCACAGCTGAGGAATTGCTGGCCAAGACACCAAACTCCTGGATGCCAAACCAGTTCGCCAACCCGGCAAACCCAGCCATCCATCGCCGGACCACCGCCAAAGAAATCTGGCGTGATACCGATGGTAAAATCGATATTTTCGTGGCTGGTGTCGGTACAGGCGGAACCATTACCGGTTGCTCAGAGGTTCTTAAAGAACTTAACCCTGCCCTGAAATCGATAGCGGTCGAGCCGGAGGATTCGCCGGTTCTCTCCGGCGGCAAGCCGGGTCCCCACAAAATACAGGGCATCGGTGCAGGCTTTGTGCCCGACATTCTAAATACCGATATTATTGATGAAGTCCGAACAGTAAGCAATGATGCAGCCTTTGAGACGGCCAGGGAACTGGCTCGAAAAGAAGGCATCCTTTGTGGCATCTCCTGCGGTGCTGCTGCCCATGTGGCCAGGGAGATCGCGAGAGAATCGGGAAATGAGGGTAAGACAATCGTTGTTATTTTGCCCGACACCGGCGAACGATATCTGAGCACGCCTCTGCTTCAGGATTAG
- the metX gene encoding homoserine O-acetyltransferase MetX, producing MTLESGASFGPITITYETYGTLSEDKDNAILITHAFTGDAHVAGYHSDDTEQEKAGWWDFMVGPGKGIDTNRYFVICTNILGSCMGTTGPSSINPETGKPYGMDFPMVTIGDMVEAQKALIDHLQIPKLLSVIGGSVGGMQVLEWCARYPEMVRSAVPIATTMRHSALAIAFNEIARQAIMADPNWQQGEYYEGEKPDLGLAVARMVGHVTYLSDEAMRRKFGRRLQDKNDFSYDFGVDFQVESYLRYQGSKFVRRFDANSMLYITKAADYFDLKDRLTENGCLGKMHGYESKFLVISYSSDWLYPTYQAKELVQALKRNGQDVSFCEIEADCGHDAFLIPDERLTNLIRGFLNGIS from the coding sequence ATGACGCTTGAGAGTGGTGCCAGCTTTGGACCGATAACCATTACCTACGAAACCTACGGGACCCTCTCGGAGGATAAGGATAATGCCATCCTTATCACCCACGCCTTCACCGGTGATGCCCACGTGGCTGGTTATCACAGCGACGATACCGAGCAGGAAAAAGCCGGCTGGTGGGATTTTATGGTTGGCCCCGGCAAAGGTATCGACACCAACAGGTACTTCGTTATCTGCACCAACATTCTGGGCAGCTGCATGGGTACTACCGGCCCGAGCTCCATTAACCCCGAGACCGGTAAGCCATACGGTATGGACTTCCCCATGGTCACCATCGGTGATATGGTCGAAGCCCAGAAAGCACTGATCGATCATCTTCAAATCCCCAAACTGCTCTCTGTTATCGGTGGCTCCGTTGGAGGCATGCAGGTGCTGGAATGGTGCGCACGCTACCCAGAGATGGTCCGGTCAGCCGTGCCCATCGCCACCACCATGCGACACTCTGCACTGGCCATAGCCTTTAACGAAATTGCCAGACAGGCGATCATGGCCGACCCGAACTGGCAGCAGGGAGAATACTACGAGGGAGAAAAGCCCGATCTCGGCCTGGCCGTGGCCCGGATGGTGGGTCATGTCACCTACCTCTCCGACGAGGCCATGCGCCGCAAGTTCGGCCGCAGACTGCAGGACAAAAACGACTTCTCATATGACTTCGGGGTCGATTTCCAGGTAGAGAGCTATCTTCGGTACCAGGGCAGTAAGTTTGTACGCCGCTTTGATGCCAACTCCATGCTCTATATCACCAAAGCGGCCGATTATTTCGACTTAAAGGACAGGTTGACGGAGAACGGCTGCCTGGGGAAAATGCATGGCTATGAATCGAAGTTTCTTGTCATATCATATAGTTCAGACTGGCTGTATCCGACCTATCAGGCCAAGGAACTGGTCCAGGCATTAAAACGAAACGGCCAGGATGTGAGTTTTTGCGAAATCGAAGCCGATTGCGGCCATGACGCGTTTCTTATTCCTGATGAGCGGCTCACCAATCTGATTCGAGGCTTTCTCAATGGTATTAGCTGA
- a CDS encoding sucrose synthase — translation MFDQLRLFCTDNREQITGLFERFMRLDKMFLLKSEIWDEFTLYCQEHKQQRLLKSPMAIALSKTQEISVDGEWLYMAIRPRVARWHYLRYCYQDGAITEVDVAEFMAFKEKLIQGKYVEQILEFDLAPFERDFPKMTQSRSIGHGVEFLNRIFSSRLSSALTGGDELILSFLRVHGYNGQPFMINDRIKTVRALRNALLEGVEYLQSQKTETEWPEMSEALRNIGFEPGWGRTRGQVEVGFSRLADLLEAPDHQNLERFITAVPMIFNIVVLSPHGFFGQENVLGLPDTGGQVVYILDQVRALEKEMKERIYNHGLDIKPQIIILTRLIPEAGETTCNVVEEHVYGTDNVQIVRVPFRNEQGEILPNWISRFEVWPYLERFAEEARHEVLSRLGRRPDLIIGNYSDGNLVSYLMAKSLGVTNCTIAHALEKTKYLFSSLYWKEMEKQYHFSCQFTADMIAMNAADFIITSTYQEIAGSSDVVGQYESYSSFTMPELQRVLQGIDVFDPKFNIVSPGADEYVYFSYGDKDRRFSEYSSQIREMIYGPPHPEGRGSLAEQEKPLIFSMARLDRIKNLTGLVEWYGQDEELRNRTNLMIIGGVVNPDESGDEEERAQIQLMHELFDRYELDSEVRWLGVRLDKRVTGELYRMIADAGGVFVQPAYFEAFGLTVVEAMASGLPTFATQYGGPLEIIENGNSGFHIDPNHGAVTRKILVDFFRRCEEDPAYWQKISAGAIERVNARYTWTLYARRLLSLTCIYGFWKFATNLERQETNRYLEMLYHLQFKRLAEGIKH, via the coding sequence ATGTTCGATCAATTGCGTTTATTCTGTACTGATAATCGTGAGCAGATAACCGGCTTGTTTGAGAGATTCATGCGGCTGGATAAGATGTTTTTGCTCAAGAGTGAAATATGGGATGAGTTCACCCTTTACTGCCAGGAGCACAAGCAGCAGCGTTTGCTGAAGTCTCCTATGGCAATAGCCCTCTCTAAGACTCAAGAGATTTCGGTTGACGGCGAGTGGCTTTATATGGCTATTCGGCCCAGGGTGGCCCGCTGGCATTACCTGCGATATTGCTATCAGGATGGAGCGATTACTGAAGTGGATGTGGCTGAGTTTATGGCTTTTAAGGAAAAACTCATACAAGGGAAATATGTCGAGCAAATCCTGGAGTTTGATCTGGCACCATTTGAGCGTGACTTTCCCAAAATGACCCAGAGTCGCTCGATCGGGCATGGGGTGGAATTCCTGAACAGAATTTTTTCCAGTCGGTTAAGTAGTGCATTAACCGGGGGCGACGAGCTGATTCTCTCCTTTCTCAGAGTTCATGGCTATAACGGTCAGCCTTTTATGATCAATGATCGCATCAAGACCGTTCGTGCATTACGTAACGCCTTGCTTGAGGGTGTTGAATATCTGCAAAGTCAGAAAACAGAAACAGAGTGGCCCGAGATGTCGGAAGCGTTGCGAAATATTGGGTTTGAACCTGGCTGGGGTCGTACCAGGGGGCAGGTTGAAGTGGGTTTCTCAAGGCTTGCCGATCTTTTGGAAGCACCGGATCATCAGAACCTGGAGCGTTTTATTACCGCTGTTCCTATGATATTCAATATCGTGGTACTCTCGCCCCATGGCTTTTTCGGTCAGGAAAATGTTCTGGGGCTACCCGATACCGGGGGGCAGGTAGTCTATATTCTTGATCAGGTACGGGCGCTGGAAAAGGAGATGAAAGAGCGGATTTACAACCACGGCCTTGATATAAAACCGCAGATCATCATCCTAACCCGTCTGATACCAGAGGCTGGGGAGACCACGTGCAATGTGGTCGAGGAGCATGTTTACGGCACAGATAATGTGCAGATAGTCAGGGTGCCGTTTAGAAATGAACAGGGCGAGATATTGCCCAATTGGATTTCACGTTTTGAGGTGTGGCCTTATCTGGAGAGATTTGCCGAGGAGGCGCGCCATGAGGTGCTATCGCGGCTGGGACGTAGACCGGATCTGATAATCGGCAATTATTCAGATGGCAATCTGGTCTCCTATCTCATGGCAAAATCATTGGGTGTTACCAACTGTACCATCGCCCATGCCCTTGAGAAGACCAAATACCTGTTCTCCTCTTTGTATTGGAAGGAAATGGAAAAGCAGTATCACTTCTCGTGTCAATTCACGGCTGACATGATCGCCATGAACGCTGCCGATTTTATTATCACCTCAACATATCAGGAGATCGCGGGATCGAGTGATGTGGTAGGGCAGTATGAGAGTTATTCATCCTTTACCATGCCGGAATTACAGCGTGTGCTGCAGGGAATAGACGTGTTTGATCCCAAGTTCAATATCGTCTCACCGGGTGCAGACGAATATGTTTACTTCAGCTATGGTGATAAGGATCGACGATTTAGCGAGTATAGCAGCCAAATTCGGGAAATGATTTATGGACCGCCACATCCCGAGGGGCGTGGCTCGCTGGCGGAGCAGGAAAAACCTTTGATATTCTCCATGGCGAGACTGGATCGTATTAAAAACCTCACAGGACTTGTTGAGTGGTATGGTCAGGACGAGGAACTGCGTAACAGGACCAACCTGATGATAATCGGTGGGGTGGTGAATCCCGATGAATCAGGTGATGAGGAAGAACGGGCACAGATCCAGCTCATGCATGAGCTGTTTGACCGATATGAGCTGGACAGTGAAGTGCGTTGGCTGGGGGTGAGGCTTGATAAAAGGGTCACTGGCGAGTTGTACCGCATGATTGCCGACGCAGGTGGTGTTTTTGTGCAGCCAGCCTATTTCGAGGCATTTGGTCTGACGGTGGTAGAGGCGATGGCTTCAGGCCTGCCCACGTTTGCAACCCAGTACGGTGGTCCGCTGGAAATAATCGAAAATGGAAACTCCGGTTTTCACATCGACCCCAACCATGGTGCGGTAACAAGAAAAATTCTGGTAGATTTTTTCAGGCGTTGCGAGGAAGATCCGGCCTACTGGCAGAAAATATCAGCTGGGGCCATAGAGAGGGTGAATGCCAGATATACCTGGACGTTGTATGCCAGACGCCTGCTTTCTCTCACCTGTATATACGGCTTTTGGAAATTTGCCACGAACCTGGAAAGGCAGGAGACCAATCGCTATCTGGAGATGTTGTACCACCTGCAGTTTAAGCGACTTGCTGAAGGGATAAAGCATTGA
- a CDS encoding selenium metabolism-associated LysR family transcriptional regulator: METRHLRIFTSVYQTRSFTKAAEMLHTSQPTVSEHIRNLEMHLDCRLFDRLGRSIMPTREAEILYPRALAILQDMQKLEEEIAMAGQTVSGELIIGASTIPGAYVLPSIASTFKETYPGISFEVRIDDSAKIVQAILANDLFLGIVGARIPARKITYLPFTQDELILVCSAKRDIPDKIAPEYLLELPFIFREHGSGTRKNIENFLAEQKINTDQLDIVAMLGSSTAVKEAVKADLGVSIISRHALQDELKAGTVREIEIHGLTMLRSFYIATASKRTLPHHYQAFLDSLLTMVSKE, from the coding sequence ATCGAAACACGACACTTACGCATATTTACCTCGGTTTATCAGACTCGCAGCTTCACCAAAGCGGCCGAAATGCTTCACACCAGCCAACCGACAGTAAGTGAACACATACGCAATCTTGAAATGCACTTGGATTGCAGGCTGTTTGACCGGCTGGGTCGCTCAATCATGCCCACCCGGGAAGCCGAAATTCTTTATCCAAGGGCTCTGGCCATTCTCCAGGATATGCAAAAGCTTGAAGAAGAAATCGCCATGGCCGGCCAGACAGTCTCGGGCGAGTTGATTATTGGCGCCAGCACCATTCCCGGCGCGTACGTATTGCCCTCGATAGCTTCCACATTCAAGGAAACATATCCTGGAATCTCTTTTGAGGTTCGTATTGACGATTCTGCTAAAATTGTTCAGGCTATACTCGCTAACGACCTGTTTCTCGGCATTGTCGGAGCCAGGATTCCTGCCAGAAAAATTACCTACCTGCCATTTACCCAGGATGAACTCATCCTGGTCTGCTCAGCTAAGAGAGACATCCCCGACAAGATAGCACCGGAATATCTGTTGGAGCTGCCCTTCATTTTCCGTGAACATGGCTCCGGTACCAGAAAAAATATCGAAAATTTTCTGGCAGAACAGAAGATAAACACCGATCAGCTCGATATCGTGGCAATGCTCGGTTCCAGCACAGCAGTAAAAGAGGCGGTAAAGGCAGACCTGGGAGTTTCAATCATCTCCAGGCATGCCCTACAGGATGAGCTGAAAGCAGGCACTGTCCGCGAAATAGAAATACACGGCCTTACCATGCTCCGCAGCTTTTATATCGCAACTGCCAGCAAACGAACCCTCCCCCACCATTACCAGGCCTTTCTCGATTCTTTACTCACTATGGTGAGTAAAGAATAG
- a CDS encoding HAD-IIB family hydrolase, which translates to MNTNGLYLQLISVHGLIRGHSLELGRDADTGGQTKYVVELTKALARHEQVARVDLVTRLVCDKATAEDYCTPIEHLSENARIVRIQCGGRRYRRKELLWPHLEEFIDKTIKFINNQDRQPDIFHGHYADAGYVAMQLSAAFDTPFFFTGHSMGRNKLAKLLSSGTSKTEIERQYKITRRIETEEQVIQRADMIITSTQQEIEKQYGLYDNGPTASYTVIPPGIDLDTFHPYYDSQLDIDLLSEEAKQTKVTLRNELHRFWLHPDKPFILALCRPDQRKNITGLIDAYGSDQELQALANIAIFAGIRQDINSMEENEKAVLTDMLLQMDRYDLYGKLAIPKKHDFATEVPALYRMCAQSKGVFVNPALVEPFGLTIIEASACGLPIVATNDGGPVDIVANCRSGILVDVSKTEEIVKSLKAILIDPESWEKYSNNGINGVRKHYSWIAHCHSTMEQYLKFLPDQYGQEASKINSQARPLASKRPSFGKRLLGLKKLMITDIDNTLVGDNDSLYQLLDILQENNRKLAWGVATGRSLELTLEAMTEYNIPMPDVLICSVGTEIYYGPDLRMDKGWQQHISHLWKPEEIKETLAQFEWLIFQESEGQRSHKISYYLNNEENRLDILNAELKKQKLRCKVIFSHNQFLDILPHRASKGKAVNYLQYKYEFLPRYVMVAGDSGNDADMLMGKTRGLIVGNHSEELEFLKRSPRVYFSEGEYAAGVIEGLWHYGLIG; encoded by the coding sequence ATGAATACTAACGGACTCTATCTGCAACTGATAAGCGTTCACGGACTCATCCGCGGCCACTCACTGGAGCTCGGCAGGGATGCAGACACTGGTGGACAAACCAAATATGTTGTTGAACTTACAAAAGCCTTGGCACGACACGAGCAAGTTGCCAGAGTAGATCTGGTTACCCGGCTGGTATGTGACAAAGCAACTGCCGAAGACTATTGCACCCCGATAGAACACCTCTCCGAAAATGCACGTATTGTGCGGATTCAATGCGGTGGCAGACGTTACAGGCGCAAGGAACTGCTCTGGCCTCATCTTGAGGAGTTCATCGACAAGACCATAAAATTCATTAACAATCAGGATCGCCAGCCAGACATCTTTCATGGACATTACGCCGACGCAGGTTATGTCGCCATGCAACTCTCAGCAGCTTTCGATACACCATTTTTTTTCACCGGTCACTCCATGGGCCGCAACAAGCTGGCCAAACTGCTCTCCAGCGGTACCAGCAAGACTGAGATTGAGCGACAATATAAAATAACGAGAAGGATAGAGACTGAAGAACAGGTTATACAACGGGCAGACATGATCATCACCTCTACCCAGCAGGAAATTGAGAAACAGTACGGCCTGTACGATAATGGCCCCACTGCTTCTTACACTGTAATCCCGCCGGGAATTGATCTTGATACCTTCCACCCGTATTACGACTCGCAACTCGATATCGACCTCTTGAGTGAGGAAGCTAAACAAACCAAGGTAACGTTACGCAATGAGCTGCATAGATTCTGGCTCCACCCGGACAAGCCATTTATCCTTGCCCTGTGCCGACCAGATCAACGTAAAAACATTACCGGCCTGATAGATGCCTACGGAAGCGACCAAGAACTGCAGGCTCTGGCGAACATCGCGATCTTTGCAGGTATTCGTCAGGATATCAATTCCATGGAGGAAAATGAGAAAGCGGTCCTGACCGATATGCTGTTGCAGATGGACAGGTATGATCTGTACGGCAAACTGGCAATCCCCAAGAAACACGATTTTGCTACAGAAGTGCCTGCTCTTTATCGCATGTGTGCCCAGAGCAAAGGGGTATTCGTCAATCCGGCCCTGGTCGAACCTTTCGGCCTAACGATCATAGAAGCATCAGCCTGCGGACTCCCCATTGTCGCTACCAATGACGGCGGGCCCGTGGATATTGTTGCCAACTGCAGGAGCGGCATCCTGGTTGATGTAAGTAAAACGGAGGAGATTGTAAAAAGCCTTAAAGCTATTTTGATCGATCCCGAAAGCTGGGAGAAATATTCCAACAATGGCATCAATGGTGTTCGCAAACATTACAGCTGGATCGCACACTGCCACAGCACCATGGAGCAATATCTAAAATTTCTGCCAGATCAGTATGGCCAGGAGGCGAGCAAAATCAATAGTCAGGCCAGACCACTTGCCAGCAAGAGGCCTTCTTTTGGTAAGCGCTTGTTAGGGCTGAAAAAACTAATGATCACCGACATAGATAACACTTTGGTCGGAGACAACGACAGTCTGTACCAGTTGCTCGATATCCTCCAAGAGAACAATCGAAAACTCGCCTGGGGCGTGGCAACCGGCCGCAGTCTTGAGTTAACCCTGGAGGCAATGACCGAATACAACATCCCCATGCCCGATGTGCTGATCTGCTCTGTTGGCACCGAGATTTACTATGGACCCGACCTGAGAATGGATAAAGGTTGGCAGCAGCATATATCTCACCTCTGGAAACCCGAGGAGATCAAGGAAACCCTGGCACAATTCGAATGGCTGATATTTCAGGAATCTGAGGGCCAGCGAAGCCACAAGATCAGCTATTACCTCAACAACGAGGAAAATAGACTGGATATTTTGAATGCGGAACTGAAAAAGCAGAAATTACGATGCAAAGTGATCTTCTCACACAACCAGTTTCTCGACATTCTCCCACACCGGGCATCCAAGGGTAAAGCTGTCAACTACCTGCAGTATAAGTATGAATTTTTACCACGATACGTGATGGTTGCCGGTGATTCGGGCAATGACGCGGATATGCTGATGGGTAAAACCCGTGGGCTTATTGTCGGCAACCACAGTGAAGAGCTGGAATTCCTGAAGCGTTCCCCCCGGGTCTATTTCAGCGAGGGAGAATATGCTGCCGGAGTGATCGAGGGGTTGTGGCATTATGGGTTGATTGGATGA
- a CDS encoding VOC family protein — protein sequence MKLHTIHHVAIICSDYQKTKHFYTTILGLEAVSENYRAQRKSFKLDLALPSGVLLEIFSFPEAPRRPSYPEACGLRHLAFGVSDLNAAMSHLEEHGVKVEPVRIDEHTGKRFTFFPDPDGLPLELYEDVDSEI from the coding sequence ATGAAACTGCATACTATCCATCACGTTGCGATAATCTGCTCTGATTATCAGAAAACTAAACATTTTTACACCACTATCCTGGGGCTCGAAGCGGTTTCAGAGAATTACCGGGCCCAGCGAAAATCATTCAAGCTTGATCTGGCTTTACCGAGCGGCGTTTTGCTGGAGATATTTTCTTTTCCCGAAGCACCAAGGCGACCGAGTTATCCGGAAGCATGCGGTCTCAGACATCTTGCCTTCGGGGTATCCGATCTCAATGCCGCAATGAGCCATCTTGAAGAGCATGGTGTCAAGGTAGAGCCTGTCAGAATAGATGAGCATACAGGCAAACGCTTTACCTTTTTTCCAGATCCGGACGGGCTGCCGCTGGAGCTGTATGAAGATGTCGATAGCGAGATCTGA
- a CDS encoding serine O-acetyltransferase: protein MPIQTKISSVSDSLAAPCDHVQVSSNCKHNKVPAVVKRLLSSWQAKDCYDHISPVSIPSHQQVIDIVNQARRILFPGYFTKAKLYASNIEYYIGKETTDLYENLSEQITMAIRHDCRRHGQPCTACEQQGHQTTLDFIETLPDVASLLAQDIRSTLAGDPATDNPDEVIFSYPGLLAISIFRISHELFRLGVPIIPRIMTEYAHSLTGIDIHPGATIGPGLFIDHGTGVVIGETTVIGNNVRIYQGVTLGALSLPRNAGEKLRHKKRHPTIEDDVIIYANTTILGGDTIIGKGSVIGGNIWLTESVESGTRVLLKRPELIYSNGKK, encoded by the coding sequence ATGCCTATTCAAACCAAAATCAGCTCAGTGAGCGACTCGCTGGCCGCTCCCTGCGATCATGTTCAGGTTTCAAGCAACTGCAAGCACAACAAGGTTCCTGCAGTCGTCAAACGTTTGCTCAGCTCCTGGCAGGCCAAAGATTGTTATGACCATATCAGCCCTGTCTCCATCCCGTCTCACCAACAGGTTATCGATATTGTCAACCAGGCCCGTAGAATCCTGTTTCCCGGCTACTTTACCAAAGCCAAGCTCTACGCCTCCAATATAGAATACTATATCGGTAAGGAAACCACTGATCTCTACGAGAACCTCTCTGAGCAGATTACCATGGCCATCCGGCACGACTGCCGCCGGCACGGCCAGCCCTGCACTGCCTGCGAGCAGCAGGGCCACCAAACGACTCTTGATTTCATCGAAACCCTGCCAGATGTCGCCTCTCTTCTCGCCCAGGACATCCGTTCAACCCTGGCCGGTGATCCTGCAACCGACAATCCCGACGAGGTGATTTTCAGCTATCCCGGCTTGCTGGCTATTTCCATTTTTCGAATTTCACATGAACTATTCAGGCTGGGTGTACCAATTATTCCTCGTATTATGACGGAATATGCCCATAGTCTCACCGGCATCGATATTCATCCCGGAGCAACCATCGGCCCAGGTCTGTTCATCGATCACGGTACAGGCGTGGTCATCGGTGAAACCACTGTTATCGGTAACAATGTCAGAATCTATCAGGGTGTAACTCTTGGTGCGCTCTCCCTGCCGCGTAATGCGGGAGAGAAGCTGCGCCACAAAAAACGCCACCCTACAATTGAAGATGACGTTATAATTTATGCAAATACGACTATTCTGGGCGGAGATACGATCATCGGTAAAGGTTCAGTTATCGGCGGTAACATCTGGCTGACCGAAAGCGTTGAATCGGGCACTAGGGTTCTGTTGAAACGCCCGGAACTTATCTACTCAAACGGCAAAAAATAA